The Methanomicrobia archaeon sequence ATCTCCAGACGTTTCTTCTGTAATACGATCTACAATTTGAAATAGCGCTTCCATCCGCCCATCATTTGAATAGTCCTTATCACTACCGGATTGGAGGACAACAGTTGCCACCCAGCCATTCAACTCTTTTCTTCGGCATTCGATAATATTCTTGAATCTTGCAACGTCATCAGAATTATCTGGATCTAAGCTGCACCATTGCATCTCCTTCGAGTAAAGTCTTACTGTTGGTTCTATATTCCCGGTTAACTCCGGTAGAAAATCTCTTAGCGCGTCATACCACGCACGCTGTTCATCCCGGTAAATAGGTTCGGGATCGTGTGCTGTGGTTTCATCACAAGTAGAAATCCATTGTGCCAACGAAAAGCCCGATTTAGATCTGTATGGGTAGCTAAGCAGAGCTATTTTTCGTGGAATTGTGAAATGTTGGGATTCATCAAATTCCACAACAAATCCCGGATTCGGAATGAAATAATCGCAGTTTGGAAGCATGTCCTTATAAACAAAGTCTTTATTTCCCCTATAATTCTGAAGATTTACGAATATTCTTTTGAGATCTTCATAATATAGGTTATCTCTAAAATCTTCTGGTTTTGTGTCTGCATTAAATTTTGGATTTTTTTTTACATCTCCATAAAGCTTTTTGAGCATTGTTTCAACCGTATTTTTACACTCAGGGCATCTTTCGTTGTGTTCTTTTTCTATTGTCTTGATGACTTTATTTGGAGAAGATTTTGACTTACCCTCTGTTCTTGTTGTTTCTGTCAAGGTGTTTCGCTTGATATCAAACCCTAATCCCTTTAGAAAATTATTTGTTTCCTGACCGCCGTTAAACTCAGAAGGACTAAGCTCTTCCCCATTAACGAACTTATTGGCTAAAGATATTACATATTTCGGTGGATAGCGTCTCCCGTTAAACACGAGAACAAACTTCTTGGAAGATCTTCCGGGCGGAATCGTTCCTGCGTTAATTTCATTCAAAGCTTTCATCACATGTTCGTGAGCGATGTTCGACGGAATCATCTAACTATAGCTCTCCCTTAGTTTCAATTTGTAAACAGGTAATATATTTTTTACGCTTTATGGATAACTACCCTGTATCCTCGACTTTCCCGGCGGCAGATACCTCAGCACTTTCTCGTACTGTGCTATCCGCTCGATCTCTTCTTTCCGGTCCTCTTTCGCGTTATCCACGAAGAATTTTACAATCTCCTTCGCCAGCTCGTTCTTCTCCAGCTCGCCCTCCGGCGCCAGCTCCACGTACATCTCCATTTGCTCTTTCTGCGCCTCCGTTGCCGGCACGACAACCATTTTATCCTTCTTGATCCCGATACAGAGCCCCAACGCCGCTTTGAAGTACTGCCGTTTGCCACGCACCATGAACGCGCCTTTCTTGAGGTACTCGCCCGATGGCGGTGTCTTACTCACCTGTTCACCGCTCACGCAGTAGCATTCGCCCTCGTAGAACCCGTACTTCCAGAGCGCGGAATACGATGCGGCGAATTGCGCGATCTCCCGCAATCCCTCTTCGGAGATCTCTTTACCACCCGTCTTCGCAATCACGACGGGTGCGCCCTCCGCCTGTGTATGGCAAAAAACGTCATTTGATGCCATGTACTTCTTCACCACGAGCTCATTGGTCGTGGCGTCCTTGCCGCCGATGACGAGAAAGCCATCTGAGGTCTCGAACCATCTGAACTTCTCGTACCATTCCTCTTTTACGCGTACGACCTCTTCCTTCTTCTCCGGTAGGCGTTCTTCCGCTATTTCGACTTCTTTCGCCTTTTCTGCCTCGATTCGCGCCTTCGTCTCCTCGATCGCACGCTCGACGCCTTCCCGTTTCTTTCTGAACGTCTTCGCACGCTCGTAATATGCGCTCGCGTTCTTGTGCAACGAGACTGAAGTATCGAGCTCAAGCTGGAGATCGGTGTCCGGGAGCGTCACGGTTTCCACTTTACGTTTCTTCGGCATCTCCTGTAGCATCGTTTCTAATTCGACATACCGCGTATAGATCAACTCACCCTTCTGTATGCATTCCGCCTCCTTACGTTCAAATTTCTCGAGTGCGGCGAGCTGCTCTTCCAATACGTGCTCGTGTTTGCTGATGCCTTTCTCGTGCTCACTCTTCGCCTCCTCCTCCACCGCTTCTGCGAGCTGCGAGGTGAAGAACTCGTCAGCAGCTTCGTTAAACGAGTTGAAAAATTGTTTCTCCTTCTCATCATACGCATGCAACGCAAACGGAAGCACGTCCAGCTTCTCGTCGTGCGCTTCGAGCACGATCTGCGGTTTGAAGTGCGT is a genomic window containing:
- a CDS encoding NFACT family protein; the encoded protein is MKDSMSSVDVAAIVTELQELVGARFVKAYQHGKDEIRLKLHQKDKGSLDLIIEAGKRIHLTKYKRPSPRMPSNFAMYIRKHLSGGRIAQIQQLDFDRIVELTIERWDTRTKLIAELLPRGNLVLVDENGDIMLPLRRKSFATRELKVRKRYERPPSRANTLTLRELDLIDLCRSAAQDKDVVRLLAAELSLGGLYAEEICEHAGVEKNKNAHDLTEAEVSALFAALKAVLAPIIAQEKTHFKPQIVLEAHDEKLDVLPFALHAYDEKEKQFFNSFNEAADEFFTSQLAEAVEEEAKSEHEKGISKHEHVLEEQLAALEKFERKEAECIQKGELIYTRYVELETMLQEMPKKRKVETVTLPDTDLQLELDTSVSLHKNASAYYERAKTFRKKREGVERAIEETKARIEAEKAKEVEIAEERLPEKKEEVVRVKEEWYEKFRWFETSDGFLVIGGKDATTNELVVKKYMASNDVFCHTQAEGAPVVIAKTGGKEISEEGLREIAQFAASYSALWKYGFYEGECYCVSGEQVSKTPPSGEYLKKGAFMVRGKRQYFKAALGLCIGIKKDKMVVVPATEAQKEQMEMYVELAPEGELEKNELAKEIVKFFVDNAKEDRKEEIERIAQYEKVLRYLPPGKSRIQGSYP